A stretch of Sulfurimonas xiamenensis DNA encodes these proteins:
- a CDS encoding CbbQ/NirQ/NorQ/GpvN family protein has product MSKNYYLPQSNEVELFKTAAQMNLPVLIKGPTGCGKTRFIESMGEELGRDVYTVVCHDDLSAADLIGRHLIDENGTYWQDGPLTKAVRNGGICYLDEIIEARKDTTVVLHSLADYRRVLSIDRTGETIEAHPDFMLVVSYNPGYQNVLKGMKPSTKQRFISLSFDYPKSEIEKEIIKKESGVDEDIAQKLVDIAKEVRQLTDVDIQEAVSTRLLIYAGKLITKDFDPYQACMHSIVESLSDEDEVLKVLEKLVSLYFPRSSNVKK; this is encoded by the coding sequence ATGTCAAAAAACTACTATTTACCTCAATCAAATGAAGTAGAGCTTTTTAAAACTGCTGCGCAGATGAATCTGCCTGTTTTAATCAAAGGACCGACAGGGTGTGGAAAAACAAGGTTTATAGAATCTATGGGCGAAGAGCTTGGACGAGATGTTTATACGGTTGTTTGCCATGATGATTTGAGTGCTGCAGACCTGATTGGCCGCCATCTTATAGATGAAAACGGTACATATTGGCAAGACGGTCCTTTGACTAAAGCGGTAAGAAATGGCGGTATATGCTATCTTGATGAGATAATCGAAGCTAGAAAAGATACTACAGTGGTACTTCACTCTCTAGCGGATTATCGTAGAGTTTTGTCGATAGACAGAACAGGTGAAACCATAGAAGCTCATCCTGATTTTATGCTTGTAGTATCTTATAATCCAGGTTATCAAAATGTTTTAAAAGGGATGAAGCCAAGTACAAAACAGAGATTTATTTCTCTTAGTTTTGATTATCCAAAATCAGAAATTGAAAAAGAGATTATCAAAAAAGAGAGTGGAGTTGATGAAGATATAGCACAAAAACTTGTAGATATCGCTAAAGAAGTGAGACAACTCACTGATGTTGATATTCAAGAAGCAGTTTCAACAAGACTGCTTATTTATGCAGGGAAGTTGATTACAAAAGATTTTGATCCATATCAGGCATGTATGCACTCTATAGTTGAATCACTCAGTGATGAAGATGAAGTTTTAAAAGTTCTTGAAAAACTTGTATCTTTATATTTCCCAAGGAGTTCAAATGTTAAAAAATAG
- a CDS encoding cbb3-type cytochrome c oxidase subunit I yields MKYTSQMVAKPYFIFALILLAGEILFGLLMAIQYLYGDFLFPLIPFNVLRMVHTNLLIVLLLFGFMGATYYLIPEETETELWSPKLAIFTFWVFLVAGVATILGYLFVPYAELTELTFNNLLPTMGREFLEQPLPTKLGIVLVVVLYLVNVIMTVIKGRKTVITTVLLTGLVGLAVFFLFAFYVPDNLVMDKFFWWFTVHLWVEATWELILGAILAFVLIKVTGVDREHIDKWLYLIIAMTMVSGILGTGHHFFYMGAPEYWLWVGSIASAVEPLPFFLMILFAFTMARDRKIQHDNEIALTWAKGTAVMGFLGAGVWGFFHTLAPVNMFTHGTQLTAAHGHLSFYGAYIMIIFTVISYAMPILRGRPHGNSKEAQKVELTSFWMMNIGMMGLTLALSAAGIIQIMDQRVGTDLIGFMESQESIAGIYMIRAGFGALVFAGLITYFYSFFVKKEA; encoded by the coding sequence ATGAAATATACATCACAAATGGTCGCAAAACCATACTTTATTTTTGCATTAATTCTTTTAGCTGGGGAAATTCTTTTTGGTTTGCTTATGGCAATACAGTATTTATATGGTGATTTTCTATTTCCATTGATACCTTTTAATGTATTGCGTATGGTTCACACAAACTTACTTATTGTACTTCTCCTATTTGGTTTTATGGGTGCTACTTACTACTTGATTCCTGAAGAGACAGAAACAGAACTTTGGAGCCCAAAGTTGGCTATTTTTACTTTTTGGGTATTTTTAGTAGCTGGTGTTGCCACAATTCTAGGTTACCTGTTTGTACCTTATGCAGAGTTGACTGAGTTAACATTTAATAATCTTTTACCTACAATGGGTAGAGAATTTTTGGAACAGCCATTACCAACTAAACTTGGTATTGTTTTAGTTGTTGTACTTTATCTTGTAAATGTTATTATGACAGTAATAAAAGGTAGAAAAACTGTTATTACTACAGTTTTACTTACAGGTTTAGTAGGTTTGGCAGTTTTCTTTTTGTTTGCATTTTATGTACCGGATAATCTTGTAATGGATAAATTTTTCTGGTGGTTTACGGTGCATTTATGGGTTGAAGCTACTTGGGAGCTTATTCTTGGTGCAATTTTAGCGTTTGTACTTATTAAAGTTACCGGTGTTGATAGAGAACATATCGACAAATGGCTTTATTTAATTATTGCTATGACTATGGTATCAGGTATTTTAGGAACTGGACATCACTTCTTTTATATGGGTGCTCCTGAGTATTGGTTATGGGTTGGATCTATAGCATCTGCTGTTGAACCTTTACCTTTTTTCTTAATGATTCTTTTTGCATTTACTATGGCAAGAGATAGAAAAATTCAGCATGACAATGAAATTGCTCTTACATGGGCAAAAGGTACTGCTGTAATGGGCTTCCTTGGAGCTGGAGTTTGGGGATTTTTCCATACATTGGCACCTGTAAATATGTTTACACACGGTACTCAGCTTACTGCTGCTCATGGGCACCTATCATTTTACGGAGCATATATTATGATTATATTTACTGTGATATCTTATGCTATGCCTATTTTAAGAGGTCGTCCTCACGGTAATTCTAAAGAAGCACAAAAAGTAGAATTAACTTCTTTTTGGATGATGAATATCGGTATGATGGGTCTTACATTGGCTCTAAGTGCTGCTGGAATTATTCAAATAATGGATCAAAGAGTTGGAACTGATCTTATTGGATTTATGGAATCACAAGAGTCTATAGCTGGTATCTATATGATTCGTGCCGGATTTGGCGCTCTTGTTTTTGCAGGTTTGATTACTTATTTTTATAGTTTTTTTGTCAAAAAAGAAGCGTAA
- a CDS encoding nitric oxide reductase activation protein NorD, with protein MLHYYLEFEESIGKVWDKYLNKKVYKFHENERVYFADISKSLKIFHHLMGGEKGKDLQITDKRYLNTSRTFLQKIAFLGKEFHLAWQDEDSIYLPASSAYFPTKELNEMLYYWLIAMATRVNNITDENIIDKNHATELYLINKYDGFKQFYNIASEYLIDKYEQLSFIKSLDNQTDKDLVNDYPNPMWIYPSPLTINKTKKTDDEEQDPTREESQDKTDTLNMKKQANQTDDKHETDGFLAFLPESLMSIFEQVNVDRCEDDTFDEDALYHAEDLDEITIGQKQANLSSRIKMDLELKPDTTVKYPLGKGHFIDEWDYLKGEYLINFVRILPQVPMNVIPIELPERLKKTVRKIQQELDLLELDRVKNDNLPYGDEINIDTWIEYCGHQNKSMHHQKFYTTFEKKTRDMATLILADVSLSTEGGITQEVRIIDVIKDSLTVFSEALEKLQDKFAIYTFSSLQNKKVYFSIIKNFKDKYNDLIRGRIDTIKPEYYTRMGAAIRESAKILDKQQSVNKLLLIISDGKPNDEDRYDGRYGIEDTKKALEEVKKKGITPFCITVDLDAKEYLGYLFGRNGYAVVRDGQKLPKVLTEVYINLTK; from the coding sequence ATGCTTCACTATTATCTTGAATTTGAAGAGAGTATTGGTAAAGTTTGGGATAAATATCTCAATAAAAAAGTATACAAATTTCATGAAAATGAAAGAGTCTATTTTGCTGATATCTCAAAATCATTAAAAATTTTTCATCACCTTATGGGTGGTGAAAAAGGTAAAGATTTACAAATTACGGATAAAAGATATCTTAATACATCAAGAACTTTTTTACAAAAAATAGCATTCTTGGGTAAGGAGTTTCATCTTGCATGGCAGGATGAAGACTCTATCTATCTACCGGCGTCATCTGCTTATTTTCCTACAAAAGAACTTAATGAAATGCTTTATTATTGGCTTATTGCTATGGCAACTAGAGTTAATAATATTACAGATGAAAATATAATCGATAAAAATCATGCTACAGAGCTTTACCTTATCAATAAATATGATGGTTTTAAACAATTCTACAATATTGCCAGTGAATATTTGATTGATAAATATGAACAATTGTCATTTATTAAATCTTTAGATAATCAAACAGATAAAGATTTAGTAAATGATTATCCAAACCCTATGTGGATATACCCATCGCCTCTAACTATCAATAAAACTAAAAAAACAGATGATGAAGAGCAAGATCCTACAAGAGAAGAGAGTCAAGATAAAACAGATACTCTTAACATGAAAAAGCAGGCTAATCAAACAGACGACAAGCATGAAACAGATGGCTTTTTGGCTTTTTTACCAGAATCTTTAATGAGTATTTTTGAACAGGTCAATGTAGATAGATGTGAAGATGATACTTTTGATGAAGATGCACTCTATCATGCCGAGGACTTAGATGAGATAACTATAGGACAAAAGCAGGCAAATTTATCATCACGAATAAAAATGGACTTGGAATTAAAGCCTGATACTACCGTTAAATATCCACTGGGGAAAGGTCACTTTATTGATGAGTGGGATTATCTAAAAGGTGAATATTTGATAAATTTTGTTCGTATTTTACCTCAAGTACCAATGAATGTAATACCTATAGAGTTGCCAGAACGACTAAAAAAAACCGTACGAAAAATTCAGCAAGAGTTAGATCTGCTCGAACTTGATCGTGTTAAAAATGACAATCTTCCTTATGGTGATGAGATAAATATTGATACTTGGATTGAATATTGCGGGCATCAAAATAAATCTATGCATCATCAAAAATTTTACACAACTTTTGAGAAAAAAACAAGAGATATGGCTACGCTTATATTAGCAGATGTTTCACTCTCTACAGAGGGCGGCATTACACAAGAAGTACGAATAATTGATGTAATTAAAGACTCTCTTACGGTATTTAGTGAAGCTTTGGAAAAACTTCAAGATAAATTTGCCATATACACTTTCTCATCACTGCAAAATAAAAAAGTCTATTTTAGCATTATAAAAAATTTTAAAGACAAATACAATGATTTGATTCGTGGAAGAATTGATACTATAAAACCAGAGTATTATACAAGGATGGGTGCAGCTATAAGAGAATCGGCAAAGATTTTAGATAAGCAGCAAAGTGTCAATAAACTGCTGTTAATCATAAGTGACGGTAAACCGAATGATGAAGATAGATATGATGGAAGATATGGCATAGAAGATACAAAAAAAGCTCTTGAAGAGGTTAAGAAAAAAGGTATTACGCCTTTTTGTATTACAGTAGATCTTGATGCAAAAGAGTATTTGGGGTATCTGTTTGGAAGAAACGGTTATGCGGTTGTAAGAGATGGACAGAAATTGCCAAAAGTGTTAACTGAAGTTTATATAAATCTAACGAAATAA
- a CDS encoding RrF2 family transcriptional regulator, which translates to MQLSKTSQYAIRILAYMADKKDSQLITATDLAETLSIPYKFLTKIMTELVKVDLVISIRGREGGYKLKKKTSEIMVNDILDIFNDSIKDDQCVLGIGFCNGLCKCALHDEWIEPKILLQKMFKESSLEDIAGRGCKI; encoded by the coding sequence ATGCAACTAAGCAAAACATCACAATACGCCATAAGAATTCTAGCTTATATGGCAGATAAAAAAGATTCTCAACTCATAACTGCAACTGATTTAGCTGAAACACTTTCCATCCCTTATAAATTTTTAACCAAAATTATGACAGAACTTGTTAAAGTTGACCTGGTAATATCCATAAGAGGAAGAGAAGGTGGATATAAACTGAAAAAAAAGACATCAGAGATAATGGTTAATGATATTTTAGATATTTTTAACGATTCTATAAAAGATGATCAATGTGTTTTAGGCATAGGATTTTGTAACGGTTTATGTAAATGCGCTCTGCATGATGAATGGATAGAACCTAAAATTTTACTCCAAAAAATGTTTAAAGAATCAAGTTTAGAAGATATTGCCGGGCGCGGATGTAAAATATAG
- a CDS encoding c-type cytochrome, whose translation MTERITKSMAKNIYYGGGTFALLIFIALTFDTVHQIPERSNQQNMTENVVAGKKLWEDNNCVGCHTLIGEGAYYAPELMNVFQRRGASDEGAFKAYMQGWMASQPLDTPHRRKMPQFNLTNEQVDSLSDFLIWTSKVNANEWPPTIEG comes from the coding sequence ATGACTGAGCGCATAACGAAAAGTATGGCGAAGAATATTTATTACGGTGGCGGTACATTTGCACTGTTAATATTTATCGCTCTTACTTTTGACACTGTACATCAAATACCAGAGCGATCAAATCAGCAAAATATGACAGAAAATGTTGTAGCTGGAAAAAAACTTTGGGAAGACAATAATTGTGTTGGCTGTCATACACTTATAGGTGAGGGAGCATATTATGCACCAGAACTTATGAATGTATTTCAAAGAAGAGGGGCATCTGATGAAGGAGCCTTTAAGGCATATATGCAGGGTTGGATGGCATCACAGCCTTTAGATACTCCACATAGAAGAAAGATGCCGCAATTTAATTTAACAAATGAGCAGGTAGATAGCCTTTCTGATTTCTTAATTTGGACATCAAAAGTAAATGCCAACGAATGGCCACCGACAATTGAAGGATAG